From Arachis hypogaea cultivar Tifrunner chromosome 3, arahy.Tifrunner.gnm2.J5K5, whole genome shotgun sequence:
TACCGAACCGCCACTCTAATTGGAGATTTGTCATGACCAGCAACCATAAGAGAGTCTTTTACAGCTCGATTTCTATCAATAACCATCCTTGCTTTGATGATACGCGTCTCTTTCCCTTTAACATCAAACCGTCCCACATCCATCACCTTATCAATCCCTTCACCAAGCATTTCAAGCAACCTCTAGTGTCTTAAAGGTTTTAGGAACCCCCAAAAATTGGACCCATATTGGTATCGCATTGATTAGTTGTTCTCCAATGCACACCCCCTCTTTCCAACGCTGGACATGGAGAGCATAATCCTTGAAAAGCCATGGAGAGCCTCTCTCAATTCTCATAACAACCCACTCGTTATCGAAGAAGAATTGGAATTGATTATGGTCAATCTCCTTTACTCAAAACTCTACTGGTCTCCCCCAAATTGCTTTAAGCGCCCCATCCATGGTTCCGATTGAAAAGGATTTATCAGCAAAAAGTCTTCCAACCAGACTATTAATGCAGTTGTGAATAGCTCCCTTTATATCCTCCTCTGACAATTGTATTACATCATCCATCTCTTCATTACTAAAAAAATGGAGCCAATTAAATTCTCTCCACTTTTTGCCATCATTCAGAGAGGTAATGCCAAGAGAAAATAATAGAGAAGAACCTGTATGTATAGTTATCAAACCCAGAGTGGATCGGCCAGTTCAATAAAAAATTGGTGAACCAAATCTTAAACTGATCCAAATGACTCTTCTAACCATTTCTGTAATTGACCCACAGAAAACTGGTTTGACTCGTTTTAAACCGGTCAATTTTGGAACCGGACATATTTGACCAGCGGGTCATTATCCTCAAAAATTAACATTATTGAGTCCGAACTTAGGGCCTTTGACATAAAGGTGTGTTGATCTTTCAATGGAGCAATTTGACCTTTAATATTATTTgggtaaataattatatatattataaaagcaACGCCAAGCACTTATTAAGTTATTATACTAAagactaataattatatatattatactaaaagtaattatatttaaattaaagcaatacaacttaaaaaatataaaatattatttttattcttccatatttgtttattttatagttaactTTAATATactaacaatataaaatattttacataattaacaaTTACCTCTGTTTTTCTAAATAACTATTTATgttgttaatataaaaaataattatttttgctgACATAGtgttacataattaaatataatacatcaaaattttaattttattataattgtatatatttatttaattattaccgGGTCAAACAGTTCGACTAGTGATCCAGTAGTTGAACAATTAACCCAATGATCCAGTAATTTTGCCGGGTCGATTGCCGGTTCGATTTTGATAACTATGCCTAATAAAATTGTAATATGTGTAGAAAATGTTGATCTTGACAGGACAAAAACTCTGTTTAGTTAAAAATCCTAGTAGAACATATTGACTCTTGATGGTCTTATTACTAACATTTAAAATGTCTTGTTTTTATCTTAAACATTATATATTGTCCTATTTTAGtcttttagttaaaattaaaaaaattttctttcaaaaatatcatTTCTTCCGGACTTTCTTTTAGATGGcagtaaaaattatatttattgttATCACGGTGATTATTATagtgatttcaaaatatcaataaagaaaaaagtttaaacttcaataaaaaaaactaaaataaaatgaaataaaagtaaaatattttaaatgttgaCGAAATAAGAACTTAAATGTTAAAGAATAATTCAATACTTTACTCTATAATTAGTTATAAGGCCCACGACAAGCGTCTAGCATGGATTTGTCATATGCCTTATATATATAGATGACCCTTCTTAAGATTTAATGTTCACTATTTTGTTAATAGCATTTAGCAAATTGAAGTTTAGTATGGAACCATTCTTCTGCCATTGTTTCCTGCAATTGAACAACCTACAAAAACAATATTAGACTCCGATTGCTAATTCCAATCACTGTACACACACATTCCAATCACTGCACACACACATATTTTATGACTTTCTTGTCTGTCTGTGTTTATGTCGGATATATACACAAACCAAGCCTAATAGTGACTACAGAAATTAACCTGAGAAACAGTTCTctgttctttctgtttttcattttccaaAATCATAAGCATCCTTGCGGCGAAGGCTATGAAGCTAGTAGATCTTCCTTTCAGAATGTTGAAAGAGTCAACcaaattaaatgaattaaaaCTGCATACACCAATTGGATTATTCAAAGCCATAAATTAATCTCAAAAGGATCACTATAAATCAAATGGTGAATCCTCAATGGGTTTGATAATCAATCTCTTTTGTAACAAGCTGCTCTCACAGATATTATTAAATTGGGGCCTCGACCTAATTCTAAATAACACAACAAAGCAGCCATAACCGCTGCCAACATTACAAATGTCCTGAAATTGCAAAATTTCAACATGCCAAACTATTTAAATTATTGCTTGGCGAATTTGATTCCCTTCTCAATAGATGCCAAGAGCTCAGGCTTAAGGTTTTCAAGGCCTTGTTTCTCATAATCTGAAAGAGCCCCCAATCCCAGAACTTCCTCCACACCATTCTTTCCGAGTCTCACCTGCAAGATATTTCCACATTTTTATCAGTGCCAGGAAACTGAGAAATTACCATGATCACTGTTTCTACAGAAAATAGATTCATAAACCAGATGGCGATTCATGGCTAAATAACAAGGTATTTAATGCATGTGGTGCAGTATAATTTGAAATACGGAATATAAGTGAATGAGCAACAAAGCATTGACCTTTGAAGCGAAGAAAGGAAGTTCAGTGACATTAGATTGCACAAATGAGCACTCAACAACATCTGGGACACCATTGAGGCCCTTGAGACAAGCGTCGGCAAAGAGGGCTCCGGCATAGCTGTAGCAGTCATAATTTTTGGCTTATATTATCTGTGTTAAGATCAAGAATAGTTTCCACATATACACAATAATAAAACCCACACttacgccattgacaaagttGCAGAACCCTTTCCTGCCTTGGCTTCAACAACTTCCGTTCCACCATCTTGTGTTCTCTTCGTAAGAGCTACTATGACATCATGATCCAAATTGGCTTTCGGTGTTGCCTACAGTAGTGAAGGATGGTTTTAAAAGGTCAGTAAATGCACACTAAGCTAATCACAGGAAGATAAAAGTTGAAGAACAACAAGGTACTTGAGAAAATAATGGCAGAATAGTGATGCCTGCATGGCCACCTACAACCGGCACATTGACCCCTGCATGCATATGAAAAAGAAGCCATAAGTTGTTATGTAAAATAAAAGTAAGACATTAGTGTAATTATGAGTTTCCCACACTCAACATACCAGCAACCGGAACATTGGCCTTTCCAGCATAGAAAGTTTTTGCCCTAACAACATCAAGGGTGGTGACCCCAAACAACCTCTTCTCATCATATGTTCCTGCCTTCTTGAAAACCTCGGCAGCAATGGGAACAGTGGAGTTCACAGGATTGCTAATCATGTTAACAAGGGCCTGATTGAtcaaataagtttttaaaaaaaaaatcagtataaaaaaatctaaactgACCATAAAAGGGTATATCCTAAAGTGCATTAGCACAGGGCATAACAAATTTCCTCCAAACATACATTTAATGTGTAAAAATACTTGGTATGCAATGCATTTGATTTGATGAATAGTATACTCCGACCGTTGGTCTCCAAATTACCAAATTAGTGCAAAATCTTATATTTTAGATTCACATACACACATACAACTATAAGCCATCAAATCCAATAGAATTATTAACCACTCGGATTCACCagaatattttgttttgaatgaAAATGATATAGAAAAAGTCAAAAACCAAACTTCAAGTGCAGCTCATAGAATATAACACATTTCTGATTTCGTTCACCGAAGCATATAACATATTTTTCCTGGCCGAATACAAGTATACAACACTGACAACCacctaaaaacaaaatataaaagcaaCTAAAGGAAAGATATACTCACCTTGGGGCAGTACTTGGAAATAGCAGTGCACAGAGACTTGACAATGCCGGCATTAATGTTGAAGAGATCATCGCGAGTCATTCCAGGCTTCCTGGGAACACCAGCTGGGATTATAACGACGTCAGCTCCCTCCAAAGCTTTTCCAAGCTCTCCTTCACCTTGATATCCAGCGACCTACACTCACAATTCACAAATAACTCAATCAATTCGCTCCAAAAAACCAGATCTGGTGTTGACGTGGCTAGGTTGTTTGTACCTCAGATCTGGTGTTGACGTGGCTGACATCAGCGGCGACGCCGGGGGTGCCGGCGATATCGTAAAGGGAGAGGCTAGAAACGAGTGGGTTGAGCTTCATGAGGAGGGATAGGGGCTGGCCGATGCCACCGGCGGCCCCGAGAACAACGACCTTGCGCTCGGGGGTCGACTCGGAGGAGTAGCCACGGCGAGCAAGCTGAGAGGAGCCGCGGGACACGGCTGACTGGAGGGATCTGAGCATCGAAGGCTTAATCATTCTGCTTCTGCGGCGGCTTCCCCGAGAAAACGAGAGAAAAGGGTTTGAAGGAAAATGAAGAAGGGATTGAGAGTAATGCGATAGACTGACCGCCTTCCAATTTATAATAATGTAGGATTCTCAAGAAAAGTTTCCAATAAATATTTTGTTCCATATATGTGGCTCAacttttaagaaatttttttcaatttaataaaaatatgcatGTGGTTCATGCCTAGTTGTAAGAACGGGACTGAACCGGCTAATCTGATCGAAAAAttgatgaattggttgtttggCTAGTCGGGTTGATTAATCTGattagataagataaaaaatcagAGCAAATCATGTTAAACCAATCGATTTTGatgaaaactaataaattaaCAGTTTTGTGTAATCCAATCggtttaaaaatctttttttttcttttaccaaaacgatgtcgttttggtcttttaaaaaaaaacactcaAACTCTATTTACTCTAATGTCTTAAACAACACCCTAGTCTCAGTACCCCCCTCCAGCCCTTCTCGAAGGCTCTCTTCCTCACCTCACCATCGGTCGTCTTTCTCTTTGGATgcaattttgagtttttttttgtatttttattatttcaggtgaaattcgaatcaatttggcagagttttgaaCAAAAAGGCGAAGTTTTGAAGTTGTCCCCTTGGGCACTAAATGCTagcttggcgtttagcgccagcaaccAGCGAACTCAGAAGGCATTCTGCCCCCctttgggcgctaaacgccgacAATCAATCCGAATCCAACCTCTTCAGAGGAGCATCTTTAGTGGATTTAGCTTTTTAagtattatcttatcttttattttgtaatttttatttacaaataaaatcttttaggtttagaatttattattttattttagtttcaaatcaaattaggttagatataaaagggaaaaaataCACCCTTTAGGAGATCTTCTCACTTCCGCACTTTCATACTTTTTAGAACCCTTGTTTTCTCTATAaatcatgagccactaaaccttctcgattaaggttaggagctctgtttatttctatggattaagactattgcttttctattttaattaatgtattgattcagtttcaatgattgctttcgttcttcatcttatgaatttgagtaGAACGACAGtataacccttattctatatgtgttcttgtgattctcgacagagctatctcgcttgaacaacagcttgaaagcaaattcctcctaaattgctaattacttgaactattcaggatatgtgacatataatcctcttagctttgggtaattagaatttatgtggccataaactagatttaaacttaaccctctaatctatGATCAAGTGACCAAAATATTAGCGGTTAATTTAGGTTAGAGGAGTCTAAATCACTATTAGgatttagtcaattacagtttgctatgaaatgaatcttgcatgattaaaatagttggtaagaaaacttaatccggatgaataaaCAACTCCGAAACCTTAATTGTTTTCTCTCATAGATTTTACACCAAACCTTTTATTTGCTCTCTTTTTCTCTGAATTACTGTTTTATGTGTTTCATAACCCTCAAACACA
This genomic window contains:
- the LOC112790043 gene encoding malate dehydrogenase, mitochondrial; translation: MIKPSMLRSLQSAVSRGSSQLARRGYSSESTPERKVVVLGAAGGIGQPLSLLMKLNPLVSSLSLYDIAGTPGVAADVSHVNTRSEVAGYQGEGELGKALEGADVVIIPAGVPRKPGMTRDDLFNINAGIVKSLCTAISKYCPKALVNMISNPVNSTVPIAAEVFKKAGTYDEKRLFGVTTLDVVRAKTFYAGKANVPVAGVNVPVVGGHAGITILPLFSQATPKANLDHDVIVALTKRTQDGGTEVVEAKAGKGSATLSMAYAGALFADACLKGLNGVPDVVECSFVQSNVTELPFFASKVRLGKNGVEEVLGLGALSDYEKQGLENLKPELLASIEKGIKFAKQ